The window TCAGAAAGGACCTTCTTCAACTCCTGATAAATTAGCCGAAACCCATCCCTTAACCCCTTCTCATCACTTTCCGGGGAATTAATCTCCTTCAATAAACGGTCGAAGTTGTCCAAGACCGGAATTAAGTTTTTGAGGAGGGGTAAAGAGGATAAGCATTCCAACTCTCTTAACGCCTTCTCCTTCCTTTGACAATAAGCCTCGTATTCGGAAAGGAGTTCCAAATACGCTTCTTTCAATTTCGTTACCGGACCTTTTTTTAACATATAATAAGATAGATAAAAAATTTTACCACTTTGTCAACTATCCGAAGGGAGAGGCCGGAAAAAGAGATTTTAGCAAAATAGTCAATCCCTTCGGAGTTAGGAAAGTAGACAGAATCTGTCTACTTTTTTCACATCTGTTTTTGTCTATAAGCCTTTGACTTTCAAATACTTGTTCTGTTTTTCCTAATTTATGGGGGTTAGTATAGGGAACCGCTTACTGAACCACTTACCAGATGGCTTCCTAAGCCCTTTTCAGAGGTATTTCCTATCTCGCCTCTTGGGTCGCCTTCTCTTCTGCCTTCAGAAGCATTTCCCCTTTTGCCTTCCCTTCCGCCTCTTGGGTTGCTAAAAGAAGCACCCTCCGAGGCACTCCCAGAACCGCTTTCCGGTTCACCTTCCCTATCTCCTACCCAATGCCTCCCCTAAAGAAGCCTGAGACTTTAAGAAAGATGCCGTGCTTTTAGATAATACTAACCACTACCAAATCGTAAAGCCCATTACACCAATTGATGGGTAAAAGTTTTTGTTGGGAAATCTTCAAAGAGAGGAAATTGACTAACCACCACATTAGTAGGTTAAAAACCTTGATTACTTTTTTTTCAGACCTTTCTAATTCTAAAAGTTTCTCCAAACCTGGGAAGAAATTCAAAATCCAATTTCTCTTCTTCAACCTTTAACTCGCAGTAAACAATCCCGATAACGTTTGCGATTTCTCAATATGAATTATAACCAACCCCATCGGTGTCATAATATCCAACCTCTTTAGGATTTATTGGATCAGAAACATCCAGGTTCTTAAACCAGCGAGACCATTGGCGATAAACGCTAAATTCCCTTAACTTACACGGAGAGGAGTTACTGCCCTCGGCATCAGTTTTGATTAAATAAACATCAGAGCGCCCGGAACCGAAGGATGTCGTCCAACCCGCAATAATATATCCGCCATCACCAGCTAATTGGATAGAACAGCCGTAGTCCTCCCCATTTCCTCCGTAGATATTTACCCAGAGCGCCTCACCGTTGTTATTAGTTTTAATAAGATAGATATCCGATAAATATGCCGAAGAAGAGGTTGTTCGACCAACAATGATATATCCACCATCCGGTGTCGGTTTCACCGAACTACCATAGTCACAAGCATCTCCACCAAAAGTCTTCTCCCAAATTTCATTCCCCAAATTATCAGTCTTAATAAGATAGAGGTCAAACTCACCTGCCCCGAAAGAGGAAGTTGCGCCAACGATGACATACCCACCATCCGATGTCACCTCAATAGAATATCCGAATTCGTCATAGTTTCCACCATAAGTTCGTTTCCAAATCAAATTCCCTATTCCGTCGGTCTTAATAAGAAATATGTCATACTCTTCCTTTTGAGAAGAATAAGTTGTGCCGACAATTACACAACCTCCATCCGGTGTCCGTTGAAGAGAATAACCGTGGTCGTAACTTCCAATATTAAATACCTGAGACCAGATTTCGTTTCCTCCTTCATCAGTTTTAATGAGATAGATGTCGGAGCCGCTACCCCCAAAAGAAGAGGCAGAACCAACAATTAAATATCCGCCATCCGATGTTTGCTGAACCGAATAGCCGTAATCGTAATCTCGCCCACCAAAGGTCTTATGCCAAATCTCATTGCCGAAAGCATCGATTTTAATTAGATAAACATCATATTCTCCGGCACCAAAGGATTGGGTAGAACCAACAACAATATACCCGCCATCCGGGGTTGGTTGAACAGAACGACCCCAATCATTATAAATCCCTCCATAGGTTTTCTGCCAAATTAAATTTCCCAATTCATCAGTTTTAATTAAGTAGACATCGGCTTCGCCCGCTCCTAAAGAGTAAGTTTCACCAGCGATAATATAACCACCATCTGAGGTCAATTGAACCGAATAACCGTAATCCCAAAGGGCGCCTCCGTAGGTTCTGCTCCAGATGTTGAGAATTTGCATCGGATGACCTTCCGACCAGGGAGAGAGGGCTCCCTTTCTATCCTTTGCCTGCCCTCTCACATAATATATACCCGGCTCGCACCAAGAATGTGCCATCTCCACCAAACTCCAAGAAGGTAAATATTCACTCCAATTCGATATATTCCCATCGCCCCAGTCAATCCGGAAAGAGACATAGTCGGAGTCTCGGTCAAGAATAAAGAATTGGAAGCGGTAAATGATACCCACCCCTCCATTTATCGGGCCGGAAACAAATCGAGGGATCTCCGGAGGTATATTGGTAAGTTCTCTCTTCTGGCACTTAAAAGTAATTAAGAGAAAAAAGATATTTATTAAAACCTTTTTTCCGGCTCCGAAAATCCTCACCACAGGATCAATTTTTTGGTGAAGCATCCCTCCTTAATCTTTACCCTCAAA is drawn from candidate division WOR-3 bacterium and contains these coding sequences:
- a CDS encoding nucleotide exchange factor GrpE, with product MLKKGPVTKLKEAYLELLSEYEAYCQRKEKALRELECLSSLPLLKNLIPVLDNFDRLLKEINSPESDEKGLRDGFRLIYQELKKVLSDYGVEEYSLLGKDFDPKLGEAVDFVIRDDCPPLMVVDELAKGYSFKGMVLRPAKVVVSKNGNKEK